The Etheostoma spectabile isolate EspeVRDwgs_2016 chromosome 9, UIUC_Espe_1.0, whole genome shotgun sequence DNA segment TGGGGTACATGGCCAGCAGCTCCTACACCTCCACGGTGGGGTACATGGCCAGCAGCACCTACACCTCCTCGGTTGGGTACATGGCCAGCAGCTCCTACACCTCCACGGTGGGGTACATGGCCAGCAGCACCTACACCTCCTCGGTGGGGTACATGGCCAGCAGCTCCTACACCTCCACGGTGGGGTACATGGCCAGCAGCACCTACACCTCCTCAGTGGGGTACATGGCCAGCAGCACCTACACCTCCTTGGTGGGGTACATGGCCAGCAGCGCCTGCACCCCCACGGTGGGGTACATGGCCAGCAGCGCCTGCACCCCCACGGTGGGGTACATGGCCAGCAGCGCCTACACCTCCGCATCAATCCACTTTTCAGAGTTCAGCATTCCGTCCACTCTCGTAGTAATTCACATACTCAAGTAATTCAAGGGTGTTTGACAAACACAGAGGGTATGGTTTTTACAGATGGCGTGCTGTGGGTGCGTGACTAGCTCACTATTCGGAAAAGGGACAAGATCGCGTCCTGACGTAGGAGCTGAAAGAGGTCAGAGGAACTTAATAACCCCCATCGTGGTCCAGCAGGAACAcgagaaaaaaagagttaaggGAACATTATGTTctaggaactgcaaaaatccctccGGTCGGAAAGCAGCTACTGATCATCACAATCAACAAGTGGTGTGTGTTCAAGACTACGCCAGTAAAATCACATTctatcaaatgaaataaaaggctCCAATCAGACTCCTTTTATGACATAAAATGAATGTGCCTGCTATggtttttcaacaaaaaaaagaaggtaatttacctttgctttttttttttttttttttaaacttacacTGCAGGCTTTAAGTTTCTACTCTGACACTTGTGTAAGTTGCATGTTGCACCATGAATGGCTTCCTCACTCACTGTGATCTCACAAAaccatgcatgcatgtatgtattgtatgcaCAAGTCTTTCAGAGAAAATGTTCCTCCTTCAACAACGGGAAGTGAAAACTGTTTCTGGGCGTCAAACTGTGCACAGTGAGGATCCAACGTCCACGTGAAGTACCAATAGGAGGACTTTAAATGCGTCAATTCAAACTACGTTGCTGCCTGCAGTGTCTAATGAATAAAAATGGGATGTATACTCTCTCTCAGCGGTGGAATAtaaataagtacatttactctagtactgtacttaagtacaaccTTTaactacttgtactttacttgtcttttcatgccactttctacttctactctgctacatttcaaagaggaatattctactttttgctccactacattcatctgacagctttagttactttatacATTAAGATGTTTGCACATTACATGCATGtactttataaaatacaatgttaatCATAAATTAAACTACTCAACAATATTCAGACCTACGTGTCCAGCTGAATTGATTTGACCATTAAACACTTCCCGTAGTTAATTGACAAAACTGTTGGGAAAGCTCGAGTTTCTAGGAtctttctgcattgagtacttttacttttaatactttaagtacattttcctgatggtaCCTACATACTTTTTACATATCCAATGCAAGcgttttacttgtaacagagtatttttacagtgtggtattagtaggCCTACTTTTACTTAGCTAAGTAAAAGATATAAATACTTCTGTCACCACTGGTCTCTGTGCTCCCCGCGCCTCAGTCAGAGGGAGGTGAGAGGTCAAGGATCACAGAGCCCAGCAGCAGACCTGGAACCTAAAGGGTGGTTTATGTTTAACCACAAACATCCTGTACTGAGTGACATAGGTCCCCAAACAGGATGTGTATGCACCAACTCTGTTGATTTTTCAACCTCCATTTCTGTTGATTAAAccccctttgctttttgtgAGATCTCACCTTAACCAATGGATTGCCCATGACTTCCTCAtgttgttttgtcagttttgctTTTCTCATAGCCCAGCTGCCTCATGACTTCGCTGCAGTAGGCCTCCACCTGGTTGATCTGCAGAACGCTGAGGCGCTCCCTCCAGGCATATATTGCCTCTTTTGCATCCCTGGATGAAATCAGGAACGGCTTGTCCGAGGAATACCCCTGGCCGTGCGTCATGTTCAGCGCAAACTTCTCTAGAGCAGGGAAGGTGGACAGGTTGGAGAAGTGGAGCAGCCTCTGGAGCTCCTCCAGGGGGTTCAGGACCAGGTCCTCGTAGCGGATGCGGAGGTAGTTCCTCCACACCCAGGGGGGCGAGTTCATCACCAGCATCATGTCACTGAGCCAGTTGTCACAGATGAGCTCCATGGCGCTGGAGACGTAACTCTCAGCCCGGTTCACCCTGTTGTTCGGCACGAGCAGCCGCTTGTACTTGTCGTTCTGCTTCTTGCTCCTCAGCACCTGGATGCTCTCCTTCACCAGAGCCAGTTTGGACTTTAGGCGGGAGTTGTGCACGGCCCTCGGGTCTCTGAAGAGCTGAATGATCTGGAGGTTTATTCCTGGGTCTCTCATCAAAGGAATCAGCGTGCTCAGGTCCAAAACGCGGACTCCTTTGATCACCATCACCGGGTACTTCTTACACTCCTTCTCCAGCTCCCTGATGTCCCGCCTTTGGCACTTTGCGCACTGGTCCTCTTTCACCAGCCCGATTTCGTGTCGCTTGTGCGCATCGCACAGCGGCTCCGAGCATATCACCTTGTTCATCTTCCAGCCGAATATGAACGACGTGGTGATGTTTTGCGAGCCGGCGTAAAGTTTGAGGACGGAGAAATCGCAGCGGTACAGAGCGTTCATCATGTCCCGCACTGCGCCCTGCAGACTGCCCGCATCCCCCGGGTACAGAGCCTGCCATATGTGCCACATTGGCTCGTATAGGTAGAAAACATCGGGGTGCTGGTTGAATAACTCCCCCAAAAACGAAGAGCCAGTCCTCCAGGTGGCATGCAAGTAGATGTTTGTCCGAGATTGGCTCCGGTTGACGGCGTGCACCGTCGCTTCGCTGGCGTTGACTTTGTACCCGTTATCCCACAGCAACGCTGTGTTATCCAAGTCTGGGCATCTGGGCTGTTGCTGGGGCAGTCCATGTTTATCGTTTTCGGATTTATCCCTGTAATCTAACACGTACGGGATTAGGAGAAGTAAACCTGAATATACCAGGATTAAAACCAAGTATTTCTTATGTAGCCTCCTCTTCATTTCCTATCGCCTGGTGAGGGCTGGCTAGCGGCTTATCTCGACGGTAGTCACGGAGGTTTAAGAGCCCCGCGGTCGAGTGTTACAGTGAAGTTGTGTGTGAGaagataaatgtgtgtgtgtgtgtgtgttgggggggttAGCC contains these protein-coding regions:
- the chst7 gene encoding carbohydrate sulfotransferase 7, whose amino-acid sequence is MKRRLHKKYLVLILVYSGLLLLIPYVLDYRDKSENDKHGLPQQQPRCPDLDNTALLWDNGYKVNASEATVHAVNRSQSRTNIYLHATWRTGSSFLGELFNQHPDVFYLYEPMWHIWQALYPGDAGSLQGAVRDMMNALYRCDFSVLKLYAGSQNITTSFIFGWKMNKVICSEPLCDAHKRHEIGLVKEDQCAKCQRRDIRELEKECKKYPVMVIKGVRVLDLSTLIPLMRDPGINLQIIQLFRDPRAVHNSRLKSKLALVKESIQVLRSKKQNDKYKRLLVPNNRVNRAESYVSSAMELICDNWLSDMMLVMNSPPWVWRNYLRIRYEDLVLNPLEELQRLLHFSNLSTFPALEKFALNMTHGQGYSSDKPFLISSRDAKEAIYAWRERLSVLQINQVEAYCSEVMRQLGYEKSKTDKTT